From Brassica oleracea var. oleracea cultivar TO1000 chromosome C3, BOL, whole genome shotgun sequence, a single genomic window includes:
- the LOC106333436 gene encoding probable WRKY transcription factor 12: MNFPFEETNVLTFFSSSSSSLSSPSFPIYNSSSTTNTTYAPLGFSNNLQDGGPLGSKVVNDDQDNIRGGINNDVHSNSWWRSSSESGEMKNKVKIRRKLREPRFCFQTKSDVDVLDDGYKWRKYGQKVVKNSLHPRSYYRCTHNNCRVKKRVERLSEDCRMVITTYEGRHNHIPSDDSTSPERDHCLSSF, from the exons ATGAACTTCCCATTTGAAGAAACTAATGTCTTAACCTTCTTCTCTTCTTCTTCCTCTTCTCTCTCCTCTCCTTCTTTCCCCATCTATAACTCTTCTTCTACCACTAATACTACTTATGCACCTCTAGGGTTTTCGAATAATCTTCAG GATGGAGGACCCTTGGGATCAAAGGTGGTTAATGATGATCAGGATAACATTAGAGGTGGAATTAACAATGATGTGCATTCTAATTCTTG GTGGAGATCAAGTAGTGAGAGTGGAGAGATGAAGAACAAAGTGAAGATAAGGAGGAAACTAAGAGAGCCAAGGTTCTGTTTCCAGACAAAAAGCGATGTGGACGTTCTGGACGATGGCTACAAATGGCGTAAATATGGTCAGAAAGTCGTCAAGAACAGCCTTCACCCCAG GAGTTATTACAGATGCACACACAACAACTGTAGGGTGAAGAAAAGAGTGGAGAGGCTGTCGGAAGATTGTAGAATGGTGATAACTACTTACGAAGGTCGTCACAACCACATTCCCTCTGATGACTCCACTTCTCCTGAACGTGATCATTGTCTTTCTTCCTTCTAA
- the LOC106331801 gene encoding uclacyanin-2-like, which yields MAINGLSKMAATALLLVLAIVPAALAVTYTVGDASQWDSGVDYTTWVKGKTFRVGDTLEFKYGPTHSVNEVNKAGYDSCGGTPIDTHSGGDTTIDLEKVGTQYFICPTPGHCASGMKLAVTVVAASSGTPAAPTPPSTTPGTPSTPGSPPAAGTPGTPASGSTSPPPPKASGASKGVMSYVLVGVSMVLGYGLWL from the exons ATGGCAATTAATGGTTTGTCAAAGATGGCTGCAACCGCTCTTCTCCTAGTCCTGGCCATTGTCCCAGCCGCGCTCGCTGTGACGTACACGGTGGGAGACGCTTCTCAATGGGATAGTGGTGTGGACTACACGACTTGGGTTAAAGGAAAGACTTTCAGAGTTGGTGATACTCTAG AGTTCAAGTATGGTCCTACACACTCAGTGAACGAAGTGAACAAAGCCGGTTACGACAGCTGTGGAGGCACACCAATCGATACTCATTCTGGTGGAGACACCACGATTGATCTCGAAAAAGTAGGAACACAGTACTTCATCTGCCCTACACCTGGTCACTGTGCAAGTGGCATGAAGCTAGCCGTTACGGTCGTAGCCGCCTCTTCCGGAACTCCAGCAGCCCCCACGCCGCCGTCTACAACTCCCGGAACTCCTTCCACACCGGGATCACCGCCGGCTGCCGGAACTCCAGGTACACCGGCTTCAGGGTCAACTTCTCCTCCTCCACCGAAGGCAAGTGGTGCATCTAAGGGAGTGATGAGTTACGTTTTGGTCGGAGTCTCGATGGTGTTGGGTTATGGTTTGTGGTTGTGA